In Sander lucioperca isolate FBNREF2018 chromosome 12, SLUC_FBN_1.2, whole genome shotgun sequence, one DNA window encodes the following:
- the fam43b gene encoding protein FAM43B: MLPWRRNKFVLVEDETKSKPKSLGTGLTYHSILSSLLRSCPDLLPDCPFDWVGNIFHTKRQKVELNKEEPVYNVRYLGSVVTITAKGDGCTQEAVAKIWARSNYGEQSVKMRLTVGPQGIRMSADKSGKKKPIHLYSLNRITYCGADACRPKILAWIYRHQVKNMAVVLRCHAVLVSKSEKAQAIGHSLYQNATSAFSEFKRLKRQSDFRHCQQQLLGEEAVPLMPLRRLLNGQCHYRPPADNPSSATRLCSITEEEEEEEEDMEHERQAMEEPDEQQEKQVFTTKTDPTQLLSELDIVDIARLEQCQINFVSDSNNNTFTFITSLV, translated from the coding sequence ATGCTGCCCTGGAGAAGGAATAAGTTTGTTCTGGTGGAGGATGAGACCAAGAGTAAACCCAAGAGCCTGGGGACGGGGCTGACCTACCActccatcctctcctctcttctgcgCTCCTGTCCGGACTTGCTGCCCGACTGCCCCTTCGACTGGGTGGGCAACATCTTCCATACCAAACGGCAAAAGGTGGAACTGAACAAAGAGGAGCCTGTTTACAATGTGCGCTACCTGGGGAGTGTGGTCACCATCACAGCAAAGGGAGACGGTTGCACCCAGGAGGCAGTGGCCAAGATCTGGGCGAGGAGCAACTACGGGGAGCAGAGTGTCAAGATGAGGTTAACAGTGGGGCCGCAGGGCATCAGGATGAGTGCTGACAAGTCTGGGAAAAAGAAACCCATCCATCTTTACTCACTGAACAGAATCACCTACTGCGGCGCTGACGCGTGCCGGCCCAAGATCCTGGCTTGGATCTACAGGCACCAGGTCAAGAACATGGCCGTGGTGCTCCGGTGCCACGCTGTCCTGGTTAGCAAGTCGGAGAAGGCCCAGGCCATTGGCCACAGCCTTTACCAGAACGCCACCTCCGCCTTCAGCGAGTTCAAGCGGCTGAAGCGTCAGAGCGATTTCCGGCACTgccagcagcagctgctgggGGAGGAAGCAGTGCCCCTGATGCCTCTGAGGAGGCTGCTGAATGGGCAGTGCCACTACAGACCGCCGGCCGACAATCCCAGCAGCGCCACCCGCCTCTGCTCcatcacagaggaagaagaagaggaggaggaagacatgGAACATGAGAGGCAAGCGATGGAGGAACCAGATGAGCAGCAGGAGAAGCAGGTTTTTACAACAAAAACAGACCCGACTCAGTTATTATCCGAGCTGGACATTGTGGATATTGCCAGACTGGAGCAGTGCCAAATCAACTTTGTCAgtgacagcaacaacaacacgtTTACATTTATAACCTCTCTGGTGTGA